The following are encoded in a window of Kaistia algarum genomic DNA:
- a CDS encoding arsenate-mycothiol transferase ArsC, protein MAASDAPGPADPARQRQPGSVLFVCGMNTVRSPMGAAMARQLFPRGLYVESAGVRKGETDPFVTAVMEERGIDLSRHRPHTIEDLEDTNFDVVITLSPEAHHRALELTRTMALSVEYWPTADPTLVSGSRDQILDAYRDVRDQLSQRIKARFGWMPTPSG, encoded by the coding sequence GTGGCGGCCAGCGACGCCCCCGGGCCGGCCGATCCGGCAAGGCAGCGGCAGCCGGGATCGGTGCTCTTCGTCTGCGGCATGAACACAGTGCGCTCGCCCATGGGCGCCGCCATGGCTCGCCAGCTCTTTCCGCGCGGGCTCTATGTCGAATCGGCCGGCGTTCGCAAGGGCGAGACCGATCCCTTCGTGACGGCTGTCATGGAAGAACGCGGCATCGATCTGTCCCGGCACCGTCCGCACACGATCGAGGATCTCGAAGACACGAATTTCGACGTCGTGATCACGCTCTCGCCCGAAGCGCATCATCGCGCACTCGAACTGACGCGAACGATGGCGCTCTCGGTCGAGTACTGGCCGACGGCCGATCCGACGCTGGTGAGCGGCTCGCGCGACCAGATCCTCGACGCCTATCGCGATGTGCGAGACCAGCTCTCGCAGCGGATCAAGGCCCGCTTCGGCTGGATGCCGACGCCAAGCGGCTGA